From Pseudomonas sp. FP2335, the proteins below share one genomic window:
- a CDS encoding DUF2790 domain-containing protein, producing the protein MKSQSLLIALSLTLAAVSGVAHADAEPVPYRYGMPMDVQKVISMNEPQTSECKVIKANIKFLDKAGTEQYVSYKKLSDACMSQN; encoded by the coding sequence ATGAAAAGCCAATCCCTGCTGATCGCCCTTAGCCTCACGCTGGCCGCCGTGTCGGGCGTGGCACACGCCGATGCCGAACCCGTGCCGTATCGCTACGGCATGCCCATGGATGTGCAGAAAGTCATTTCGATGAACGAACCGCAGACCAGCGAATGCAAGGTGATCAAGGCCAATATCAAGTTCCTGGACAAGGCCGGCACAGAGCAATATGTGAGCTACAAAAAACTCTCCGATGCCTGCATGTCCCAGAATTGA
- a CDS encoding carbohydrate kinase, translating to MYLVCGEALFDFFSEEDASGQASKVNYKAIAGGSPFNVAVGLRRLGVESGLLGGVSSDFLGRRLVQVLRDEGVSEQFLVQFAAPTTLSMVAVGTDGSPQYNFRGEGCADRLLEAHHLPPLGADIRGLHIGSYSLVVQPVGDTLLSLVRRESGKRLISLDPNVRLNPQPDIQLWRARIAELVQHADLIKVSDEDLHLLYPDQSPESVLQGWLQHRCQLVFLTRGGDGASVFSRQHGHWSAPAVKVVMADTVGAGDTFQAALITWLTEHGMDSVEGLQQLSREQIDSMMGFAIRAAAMTCTKTGPDLPYRHQLG from the coding sequence ATGTATCTGGTGTGTGGTGAAGCGCTGTTCGATTTTTTCAGCGAGGAAGATGCCAGTGGGCAGGCGTCCAAGGTCAATTACAAGGCGATTGCCGGCGGATCACCGTTCAACGTGGCGGTGGGTTTGCGTCGGCTGGGGGTCGAGTCGGGATTGTTGGGCGGCGTGTCGAGCGACTTCCTCGGCAGGCGCCTGGTGCAGGTGCTCAGGGATGAAGGTGTGAGCGAGCAGTTCCTGGTGCAGTTTGCCGCGCCGACCACGTTGTCGATGGTCGCGGTGGGCACCGATGGTTCGCCGCAGTACAACTTCCGTGGCGAGGGCTGCGCCGACCGCCTGCTGGAGGCCCACCATCTACCGCCACTCGGCGCTGACATCCGTGGCCTGCATATCGGCTCCTACTCCCTGGTGGTGCAGCCGGTTGGTGACACTTTGCTCAGCCTGGTCCGCCGCGAAAGCGGCAAGCGCCTGATCAGCCTCGACCCCAACGTACGCCTCAACCCGCAGCCGGACATCCAGCTGTGGCGCGCACGCATCGCCGAGCTGGTGCAGCATGCGGACCTGATCAAGGTCAGCGACGAAGACCTGCACCTGCTTTACCCAGACCAGTCGCCGGAGAGCGTCCTGCAAGGCTGGCTGCAACACCGTTGCCAACTGGTATTCCTGACCCGCGGTGGCGACGGCGCCAGCGTGTTCAGCCGCCAGCACGGCCATTGGTCCGCCCCTGCGGTCAAGGTGGTGATGGCCGACACCGTCGGGGCCGGGGATACTTTCCAGGCGGCGCTGATCACTTGGCTGACCGAGCATGGGATGGACTCGGTAGAGGGCCTGCAACAGCTGTCCCGCGAGCAGATCGATAGCATGATGGGCTTTGCCATCCGGGCTGCGGCGATGACCTGCACCAAGACCGGTCCGGACCTGCCTTACCGTCATCAACTGGGCTAA